The following are encoded together in the Cicer arietinum cultivar CDC Frontier isolate Library 1 chromosome 2, Cicar.CDCFrontier_v2.0, whole genome shotgun sequence genome:
- the LOC113785452 gene encoding uncharacterized protein isoform X1 — translation MHCSICYVIHLLYSMLFLAAVKHTREALLVSLVRRLMVVFLQVYPGDIYAFGLVAWTGNDVLNRRLRLQAESKGFRLDDTRAQKVMQV, via the exons atgcACTGTTCTATTTGTTATGTAATACATCTTTTATATTCTATGCTGTTTCTTGCAGCTGTCAAACATACGAGGGAGGCATTGCTGGTGAGCCTGGTTCGGAGGCTCATGGTGG TGTTTTTGCAGGTCTACCCAGGAGACATATATGCTTTCGGACTTGTAGCTTGGACTGGAAATGATGTATTAAATAGGAG GTTGAGGCTACAAGCAGAATCTAAAGGATTTAGGCTTGATGATACAAG GGCACAAAAGGTAATGCAAGTTTGA
- the LOC113785452 gene encoding DNA polymerase lambda-like isoform X2, whose translation MAENHIAVKHTREALLVSLVRRLMVVFLQVYPGDIYAFGLVAWTGNDVLNRRLRLQAESKGFRLDDTRLFLATQG comes from the exons ATGGCTGAAAACCATATTG CTGTCAAACATACGAGGGAGGCATTGCTGGTGAGCCTGGTTCGGAGGCTCATGGTGG TGTTTTTGCAGGTCTACCCAGGAGACATATATGCTTTCGGACTTGTAGCTTGGACTGGAAATGATGTATTAAATAGGAG GTTGAGGCTACAAGCAGAATCTAAAGGATTTAGGCTTGATGATACAAGGTTGTTTCTAGCTACTCAGGGTTGA